From a region of the Zingiber officinale cultivar Zhangliang chromosome 4B, Zo_v1.1, whole genome shotgun sequence genome:
- the LOC121977758 gene encoding benzyl alcohol O-benzoyltransferase-like encodes MASSSLTFTVRRREAVLVAPAEATPREFKRLSDVDDQDGLRFHVPVIQFYRDNPSMAGQDPCKVIREALARALVFYYPFAGRIRETEGRKLVVECTGEGVLFIEADSDVRLDQFGDALQPPFPGLEELIWNVPGSDGVLHCPLLLIQVTRLLCGGFVFALRFNHAMADASGLVQFMNAVAELARGAAAPSLSPVWSREVLEARRPPRVTCVHREYEDVPGTILPFDDMVHRSFFFGKAELAALRRRVPEHLRNSSTFEILTAFLWKCRTVAIGANAEEEVRIICVVNARGKSGLGLPAGYYGNAFALPAAVSTAGKLSSNPIGYALDLVKKAKSAVNDEYMRSLADLMALRGRPHFTVVRTYLVSNMTRARFGDVDFGWGKAAYGGPAKGGVGAIPGVGSFYAPLKNSKGEEGIVVPVCLLAPAMDKFTQEMHNLMEEDDGKDAKQQQPQGANNVSKL; translated from the coding sequence ATGGCATCCTCCTCCCTCACCTTCACCGTTCGCCGGCGAGAGGCCGTTCTGGTGGCTCCTGCAGAGGCCACCCCTCGCGAGTTCAAGCGCCTCTCCGACGTGGACGACCAGGATGGGCTGCGCTTCCACGTTCCGGTCATCCAATTCTACCGCGACAACCCTTCCATGGCAGGACAAGACCCCTGCAAGGTGATCCGGGAAGCCTTGGCCAGGGCTCTCGTCTTCTATTACcccttcgccggccggatcagggAGACGGAGGGAAGGAAGCTGGTGGTGGAGTGCACCGGCGAGGGCGTGCTGTTCATCGAGGCCGACTCTGACGTCCGTCTCGATCAGTTCGGCGACGCCCTGCAGCCGCCGTTCCCCGGTCTGGAGGAGCTCATCTGGAACGTCCCTGGATCGGATGGCGTTCTCCATTGCCCGTTGCTGTTGATTCAGGTGACGCGGTTGCTGTGCGGCGGCTTCGTCTTCGCGCTCCGCTTCAACCACGCCATGGCTGACGCTTCTGGCCTCGTCCAGTTCATGAACGCCGTGGCGGAGCTGGCTCGAGGGGCAGCCGCCCCTTCCTTGTCTCCGGTCTGGTCGCGTGAGGTATTGGAGGCGCGACGCCCTCCCCGAGTCACCTGCGTCCACCGCGAGTACGAAGACGTCCCTGGCACCATCCTCCCATTCGACGACATGGTACACCGTTCCTTCTTCTTCGGCAAGGCCGAGCTGGCCGCCCTCCGGCGCCGCGTGCCGGAGCACCTCCGGAACAGCTCCACCTTCGAGATCCTCACCGCCTTCCTTTGGAAGTGCCGCACCGTCGCCATCGGAGCCAACGCCGAGGAGGAGGTCCGGATCATCTGCGTCGTGAACGCCCGCGGCAAATCCGGCTTGGGCCTCCCAGCGGGGTACTACGGGAACGCCTTCGCCTTGCCGGCTGCGGTGTCCACGGCTGGAAAGCTGTCCAGCAACCCCATCGGGTACGCGCTGGACCTGGTGAAGAAAGCCAAGTCGGCGGTGAACGACGAGTACATGAGGTCGCTGGCGGACCTGATGGCGCTGCGCGGAAGGCCGCACTTCACAGTGGTGCGGACGTACCTGGTCTCCAACATGACTCGGGCGAGGTTCGGGGACGTTGATTTCGGGTGGGGGAAGGCGGCGTACGGAGGCCCAGCGAAGGGTGGAGTCGGAGCCATTCCCGGAGTGGGAAGCTTCTACGCACCTTTGAAAAACAGCAAGGGGGAGGAGGGGATCGTCGTCCCAGTGTGTTTACTGGCCCCTGCCATGGACAAGTTCACACAAGAAATGCATAACCTGATGGAGGAGGACGATGGCAAGGACGCAAAGCAGCAACAACCACAGGGCGCCAATAATGTCTCTAAACTTTGA